The proteins below come from a single Methanothrix thermoacetophila PT genomic window:
- a CDS encoding elongation factor EF-2: protein MGKRKKIAERVVALMDKPERIRNIGIVAHIDHGKTTLSDNLLAGAGMISMELAGKQLFMDFDPLEQARGITIDAANVSMVHEYEGKEYLINMIDTPGHVDFGGDVTRAMRAVDGAVVVVDAVEGAMPQTETVLRQALREGVRPVLFVNKVDRMINELKVEKKEMAIRLGRVIDNINKLIRSMDEEHYKAGWRLDAANGSVAFGSALYNWAISVPQMKRTGIGFDQVYDYCRSDRMKELSQKCPLYVAVNDMIIRFLPSPLEAQKNRIRVIWKGDWNSPVGKAMTACDPNGPVAFMVTKIKVDPHAGEVATGRLFSGTLVRGMELHISGVPHTNRIQQTGIMMGAERIEVERIPAGNIAAVTGLRDAIVGSTVSSDPNMTPFEIIKHVSEPVMTVAVEAKNMRDLPKLIEVLRQTAKEDPTLQITINEETGEHLMAGMGELHLEIVATRIQRDKGVEIKTSPPIVVYRESVTGKSGPVEGKSPNHHNRFYIEIEPLEPGVIEVLKDGKIDMKMEEVERRKILIEAGMDKEEARNMVNFVGTNMFLNMTKGIQYLRETMELILEGFEEAITAGPICREPVQGIKAKLVDVKLHEDAVHRGPAQVIPAVRQAVQAGILMANPTLLEPMQYVFIQVPQDQMGGAMSEIQGRRGVILSMETEGDMITIKAKMPVAEMFGFAGAIRSATEGRALWSTEFAGFEPIPANMMLDTVRQIRTRKGLKPEMPTPSDYLKA from the coding sequence ATGGGCAAGAGAAAGAAGATCGCAGAGCGTGTGGTAGCTCTGATGGACAAGCCCGAGAGGATACGAAACATCGGGATAGTCGCGCATATAGATCATGGCAAGACGACGCTATCAGACAACCTTCTGGCAGGCGCAGGCATGATCTCCATGGAGCTCGCTGGAAAACAGCTCTTCATGGACTTCGATCCACTTGAGCAGGCCAGGGGCATAACGATAGATGCCGCAAACGTCTCCATGGTCCATGAGTATGAGGGGAAGGAGTATCTGATCAACATGATCGATACTCCAGGGCACGTGGATTTCGGCGGCGACGTCACACGAGCGATGCGCGCGGTTGATGGCGCAGTCGTTGTTGTTGATGCAGTGGAGGGCGCAATGCCGCAGACCGAGACCGTTCTGAGGCAGGCGCTTCGCGAGGGCGTTCGCCCAGTTCTGTTCGTGAACAAGGTTGACAGGATGATCAATGAGCTCAAGGTTGAGAAGAAGGAGATGGCAATTCGTCTTGGAAGGGTCATCGACAACATCAACAAGCTCATCAGAAGCATGGACGAGGAGCACTACAAGGCCGGATGGAGGCTGGACGCCGCAAACGGCAGCGTGGCATTTGGCTCGGCCCTCTACAACTGGGCGATAAGCGTTCCGCAAATGAAGAGGACAGGCATAGGCTTCGATCAGGTCTACGATTACTGCCGCTCGGATCGTATGAAGGAGCTGTCGCAGAAGTGTCCTCTCTATGTTGCGGTCAACGATATGATAATCCGCTTCCTGCCGAGCCCGCTCGAGGCACAGAAGAACAGAATCAGGGTCATATGGAAGGGCGACTGGAACAGTCCTGTGGGGAAGGCTATGACTGCATGCGATCCGAACGGGCCTGTAGCCTTCATGGTCACGAAGATCAAGGTGGATCCGCATGCTGGTGAGGTTGCAACCGGACGACTCTTCTCAGGTACGCTTGTTCGCGGCATGGAGCTCCACATCTCAGGGGTTCCTCATACGAACAGGATCCAGCAGACTGGCATCATGATGGGTGCTGAGAGGATAGAGGTGGAGAGGATTCCTGCAGGGAACATCGCAGCTGTTACCGGTCTGAGAGACGCGATCGTTGGCTCGACAGTCTCGAGCGATCCGAACATGACACCGTTTGAGATTATAAAGCATGTCTCAGAGCCTGTCATGACGGTTGCGGTCGAGGCGAAGAACATGCGCGATCTCCCCAAGCTCATAGAGGTCCTCCGCCAGACAGCAAAAGAGGATCCGACACTCCAGATAACGATCAATGAGGAGACAGGCGAGCATCTCATGGCCGGGATGGGTGAACTCCATCTCGAGATAGTGGCCACCAGGATCCAGAGGGACAAGGGCGTTGAGATAAAGACATCTCCTCCCATCGTGGTCTACAGGGAATCCGTAACTGGCAAGTCCGGGCCAGTAGAGGGCAAGTCTCCGAACCACCACAACAGGTTCTACATAGAGATAGAGCCTCTGGAGCCCGGTGTGATCGAGGTCCTGAAAGATGGGAAGATCGACATGAAGATGGAGGAGGTCGAGCGCAGGAAGATCCTGATCGAGGCAGGCATGGACAAGGAAGAGGCCAGGAACATGGTCAACTTCGTCGGAACCAATATGTTCTTGAACATGACAAAGGGCATCCAGTACCTCAGGGAGACCATGGAGCTCATACTCGAGGGCTTTGAGGAGGCGATAACTGCAGGGCCAATCTGCAGGGAGCCGGTGCAGGGGATAAAGGCGAAGCTTGTGGACGTCAAGCTCCATGAGGATGCTGTCCACAGAGGACCCGCACAGGTGATACCTGCGGTCAGGCAGGCGGTCCAGGCCGGAATACTCATGGCCAACCCAACGCTGCTGGAGCCGATGCAGTACGTCTTTATACAGGTACCCCAGGACCAGATGGGCGGTGCAATGTCAGAGATCCAGGGTCGCCGTGGTGTTATCCTGAGCATGGAGACAGAAGGGGATATGATCACGATCAAGGCCAAGATGCCTGTCGCAGAGATGTTTGGCTTCGCAGGCGCGATCCGATCTGCAACAGAGGGCAGGGCGCTCTGGTCCACCGAGTTCGCAGGATTCGAGCCGATCCCGGCAAACATGATGCTGGATACGGTTCGGCAGATCAGGACCAGGAAGGGATTGAAGCCTGAGATGCCAACACCGAGCGACTATCTCAAGGCGTGA